In the genome of Cupriavidus taiwanensis, one region contains:
- a CDS encoding zf-TFIIB domain-containing protein gives MDCPVCPQTQLVMSERQGIEIDYCPRCRGVWLDRGELDKILERSAAAAPQQAPMQQPPQQQAPMHSAPPPQGYQRGYGDRDRDRHYEREQKHYRKKSIWHELFD, from the coding sequence ATGGACTGTCCGGTGTGCCCGCAAACCCAACTCGTGATGTCCGAACGCCAGGGCATCGAGATCGATTACTGCCCCAGGTGCCGCGGCGTCTGGCTGGACCGGGGCGAGCTCGACAAGATCCTGGAACGCTCGGCAGCGGCCGCCCCGCAGCAGGCTCCGATGCAGCAACCGCCACAACAGCAAGCCCCCATGCACAGCGCGCCGCCACCGCAGGGCTACCAGCGCGGCTACGGTGATCGTGACCGCGACCGCCACTACGAGCGCGAGCAGAAGCATTATCGGAAGAAGAGCATCTGGCACGAGCTGTTCGACTAA
- a CDS encoding nucleobase:cation symporter-2 family protein — protein sequence MAPLLFQVEDRPPRLTTFLLALQHLLAALGGIIAVPLVIGGALRLPSDQVVALVNAALLGSGIVTIIQCKGVGPVGIRMPCVMGTSFAFVGAAISVGVEHGVAGILGSALAGSLVMILGSFFMPAIRKLFPHTVTSVVVTMIGLSLIPVAIDWAAGGQGSSRYGAPGNLAIAVAVLALVVAVVQWGKGMLSASAIVVGIAGGYLLCLALGLVDFSQFHQAPVFAVPQPLHFGMSFPISGIVAMSIAFLVTIVESTGTFMALGSATQRPVSGKCLSRGILCDGFGSAFAALVCSPPLSTFAQNVGVVSLTGVASRHVVALTGVMLLLAGLFPVLGALVVTIPQPVLGGAGLMMFAMIVSGGIQMLSTVKFTQRNTLIVAVSIGCGLAVTFRPELLAKLPAFVHEVFGSGITVGSLSAVFLNLLLPGGKEAVADEAGHGTVGEAA from the coding sequence ATGGCGCCCTTGCTGTTCCAGGTGGAAGACCGCCCCCCACGGTTGACGACGTTCTTGCTGGCGCTCCAGCATCTGCTGGCCGCGCTGGGCGGCATCATTGCGGTGCCGCTGGTGATCGGCGGCGCGCTGCGCCTGCCCTCCGACCAGGTGGTGGCGCTGGTCAATGCCGCGCTGCTGGGCTCGGGCATCGTCACCATCATCCAGTGCAAGGGCGTGGGCCCGGTCGGCATCCGCATGCCGTGCGTGATGGGCACCAGCTTTGCCTTTGTCGGCGCGGCCATCAGCGTGGGCGTCGAGCACGGCGTGGCCGGCATCCTGGGTTCGGCGCTGGCGGGCTCGCTGGTGATGATCCTGGGCAGCTTCTTCATGCCGGCGATCCGCAAGCTGTTCCCGCATACCGTCACCAGCGTGGTCGTCACCATGATCGGCCTGTCGCTGATCCCGGTGGCGATCGACTGGGCCGCCGGCGGCCAGGGCAGCAGCCGCTACGGCGCCCCCGGCAACCTGGCGATTGCCGTCGCCGTGCTGGCGCTGGTGGTGGCGGTGGTGCAATGGGGCAAGGGCATGCTGTCGGCCTCGGCCATCGTGGTCGGCATTGCCGGCGGCTACCTGCTGTGCCTGGCGCTGGGCCTGGTCGACTTTAGCCAGTTCCACCAGGCGCCGGTGTTCGCGGTGCCGCAGCCGCTGCACTTCGGCATGTCGTTCCCGATCTCCGGCATCGTCGCCATGTCGATCGCCTTCCTGGTCACCATCGTCGAATCGACCGGCACCTTCATGGCGCTGGGCTCGGCCACGCAGCGGCCGGTGTCGGGCAAATGCCTGTCGCGCGGCATCCTGTGCGACGGCTTTGGTTCGGCCTTCGCGGCGCTGGTGTGCAGCCCGCCGCTGTCCACCTTTGCCCAGAACGTCGGCGTGGTGTCGCTGACCGGCGTGGCCAGCCGCCATGTGGTGGCGCTGACCGGCGTGATGCTGCTGCTGGCCGGGCTGTTTCCGGTGCTGGGCGCGCTGGTGGTGACGATTCCGCAGCCGGTGCTTGGCGGCGCTGGCCTGATGATGTTCGCGATGATCGTTTCCGGCGGCATCCAGATGCTCAGCACGGTAAAGTTCACGCAGCGCAATACGCTGATTGTCGCGGTGTCGATCGGCTGCGGCCTGGCCGTGACCTTCCGTCCGGAATTGCTGGCCAAGCTGCCCGCCTTTGTCCACGAGGTGTTCGGCTCCGGCATCACGGTGGGCTCGCTGTCCGCGGTGTTCCTGAACCTGCTGCTGCCCGGCGGCAAGGAAGCCGTCGCCGACGAAGCCGGCCACGGCACGGTCGGCGAGGCCGCCTGA
- the pgaC gene encoding poly-beta-1,6-N-acetyl-D-glucosamine synthase has translation MIERLFALVILCLALALPFALAALATGDLLLAFVFFYPLFMSGLWIAGGLYFWWHWERKWRWGAEREAPAVPGQPFISILVPCYNEEKNGEETLLAALAQRYPDFEVIAINDGSRDGTGALLDALAARHPRLRVVHLAHNQGKAMALRMGALAARGEYLVCIDGDAALDPDAAAYLVAPMVANPRVGAVTGNPRIRTRSTLVGRIQVGEFSSIIGLIKRTQRVYGQVFTVSGVVAAFRRRALDRVGYWSLDMITEDIDISWKLQRDHWSIFYEPRALCWILMPETVRGLLKQRLRWAQGGAEVFMKNVRSIWIWRHRRLWPLMAEYCLSAGWAFAFAMSLLLWALGHFIELPPNIRIQKLMPPGFTGMVLAAVCLLQFALSVLIDRRYEPRLARTLYWIIWYPLAYWMVGMLTTLLAFPKVMLKTRRQRARWTSPDRGIHTTRS, from the coding sequence ATGATCGAACGACTGTTTGCCCTGGTCATCCTGTGCCTTGCGCTGGCGCTGCCGTTCGCGCTGGCCGCCCTTGCCACCGGTGACCTGCTGCTGGCCTTTGTGTTCTTCTATCCGCTGTTTATGTCCGGCCTGTGGATCGCCGGCGGCCTGTACTTCTGGTGGCACTGGGAGCGCAAGTGGCGCTGGGGCGCTGAACGCGAGGCGCCCGCGGTGCCGGGCCAGCCGTTCATTTCGATCCTGGTGCCGTGCTACAACGAGGAAAAAAACGGCGAGGAAACCCTGCTGGCGGCGCTGGCCCAGCGCTATCCCGACTTCGAGGTGATCGCCATCAACGACGGCTCGCGCGACGGCACCGGCGCCTTGCTGGATGCACTGGCGGCGCGCCACCCGCGACTGCGCGTGGTGCACCTGGCGCACAACCAGGGCAAGGCCATGGCGCTGCGCATGGGCGCACTGGCCGCGCGCGGTGAATACTTGGTCTGCATCGACGGCGATGCCGCGCTGGACCCCGACGCGGCCGCCTATCTGGTCGCACCGATGGTGGCCAATCCGCGCGTCGGCGCGGTCACCGGCAATCCGCGCATCCGCACCCGCTCGACGCTGGTGGGGCGGATCCAGGTGGGCGAGTTCTCGTCGATCATCGGCCTGATCAAGCGCACCCAGCGCGTCTACGGCCAGGTCTTCACCGTCTCGGGCGTGGTCGCGGCGTTCCGGCGCCGCGCGCTGGACCGCGTGGGCTACTGGAGCCTGGACATGATCACCGAGGACATCGACATCAGCTGGAAGCTGCAGCGCGACCACTGGTCGATCTTCTACGAGCCGCGCGCGCTGTGCTGGATCCTGATGCCCGAGACCGTGCGCGGCCTGCTCAAGCAGCGCCTGCGCTGGGCCCAGGGCGGCGCCGAGGTGTTCATGAAGAACGTCCGCTCGATCTGGATCTGGCGCCACCGCCGGCTGTGGCCGCTGATGGCGGAGTACTGCCTGTCGGCGGGCTGGGCCTTTGCCTTCGCCATGTCGCTGCTGCTGTGGGCACTGGGGCATTTCATCGAGCTGCCGCCCAATATCCGCATCCAGAAGCTGATGCCGCCGGGCTTTACCGGCATGGTGCTGGCCGCGGTGTGCCTGCTGCAGTTTGCCCTGAGCGTGCTGATCGACCGCCGCTACGAGCCGCGCCTGGCGCGCACGCTGTACTGGATCATCTGGTATCCGCTGGCGTACTGGATGGTGGGCATGCTGACCACGCTGCTGGCCTTTCCCAAGGTCATGCTCAAGACCCGGCGCCAGCGCGCGCGCTGGACCAGCCCCGACCGGGGCATCCACACCACGAGGTCGTGA
- a CDS encoding thioredoxin family protein, with the protein MPRILRTLFAAAAFAAAPLAIQPAAAAPAAPANYGTAPEFTGIGKWLNSEPLTLAGLRGKVVLVDFWTYSCINCINTLPHVRKWYDKYRDQGLVVVGVHTPEYAFERSTSNVQAALKRFDIRYPVAQDNAYATWNAWRNQYWPALYLVDANGNVVYKHFGEGQYAETEAAIQNALAQRR; encoded by the coding sequence ATGCCCCGCATCCTTCGCACCCTCTTTGCCGCAGCCGCCTTTGCCGCCGCCCCCCTGGCGATCCAGCCCGCCGCCGCCGCGCCCGCCGCGCCCGCCAATTACGGCACGGCGCCCGAATTCACCGGTATCGGCAAGTGGCTGAATTCCGAACCGCTGACCCTTGCCGGCCTGCGCGGCAAGGTGGTGCTGGTCGATTTCTGGACCTACAGCTGCATCAACTGCATCAACACCCTGCCTCATGTGCGCAAGTGGTACGACAAATACCGCGACCAAGGCCTGGTCGTGGTAGGCGTGCACACACCGGAGTATGCCTTCGAGCGCTCCACCAGCAACGTCCAGGCCGCGCTCAAGCGCTTCGACATCCGCTACCCGGTGGCGCAGGACAACGCCTATGCCACCTGGAACGCCTGGCGCAACCAGTACTGGCCCGCGCTGTACCTGGTCGACGCCAACGGCAACGTGGTCTACAAGCACTTCGGCGAAGGCCAGTACGCCGAGACCGAGGCGGCGATCCAGAACGCGCTGGCGCAGCGCCGCTGA
- a CDS encoding M23 family metallopeptidase, protein MAASHLLPPVLALVRRLAWLALWIGLGWLAWPWLQPPLERAIYAARLSARPAPATLPMPVTGVAPGALRDTWHGARSGGRKHEGIDIFAPRGREVVSATDGIVTRVGTNQLGGNVVWVMGPGRQMHYYAHLDRYAGVRAGDIIAAGTVLGYVGTTGNARGTPPHLHYGIYTAGGAINPYPLLKPSMAAGAR, encoded by the coding sequence ATGGCCGCCTCGCATCTCCTTCCCCCTGTGCTCGCGTTGGTGCGCCGGCTGGCGTGGCTGGCGCTGTGGATCGGCCTGGGCTGGCTGGCCTGGCCGTGGCTGCAGCCGCCGCTGGAGCGCGCCATCTACGCGGCCCGGCTGTCAGCCCGGCCCGCGCCGGCGACGCTGCCGATGCCGGTCACCGGGGTTGCCCCAGGGGCGCTGCGGGACACCTGGCACGGCGCGCGTTCCGGCGGGCGCAAGCATGAAGGCATCGACATCTTCGCGCCGCGTGGCCGGGAAGTGGTGTCGGCCACCGACGGCATTGTCACGCGCGTAGGGACCAACCAGCTGGGGGGAAACGTGGTGTGGGTGATGGGGCCGGGGCGGCAGATGCACTACTACGCCCATCTGGACCGGTATGCCGGCGTGCGCGCCGGCGACATCATCGCCGCCGGCACCGTGCTGGGGTATGTGGGCACCACCGGCAATGCGCGGGGCACGCCGCCGCACCTGCACTACGGCATCTACACCGCGGGCGGGGCGATCAACCCCTACCCGCTGCTGAAGCCATCCATGGCCGCCGGCGCGCGCTAG
- the pgaA gene encoding poly-beta-1,6 N-acetyl-D-glucosamine export porin PgaA, which yields MKRRERARDGALRRQGRRRCARAALGTGLTAGLAAMCWLPALAHADSDYDALLRRARAGDYAPALAMLRERVAHAPSDQRAAWDRIVIASWAGRPGEVLEAHGNLAETRTLPPEVLAAVAGALRDARRWDEALARYREGRQRFPAQAVFALGEVKVLADSGQAAEAVALGQALVQREPAAVDSRLALAYAQARAGEPYAALFEVDQAYLRAPQRADVVREYVGTLQRAGLPEAALRVAGGHPELFDQRARLALELDAAAELVRLADMPARTEAERFAIADRALARYDALLPVLQALAPPAAPQLRRARIDRLAALHARVRMQDVVNEYEALRAEGVEVPAYALGDVAAAYLYLRQPEQAAPLFRRVRDAYPQGLDSETRLKAQTGLYYAHAEAEAFDPAAQAVAQASTEQPRWRWVRGQPMRQPNDLWLQAEQTATRADLQADATEAAQQRLEDLVRKAPGHSGLRAALADVYRARGWPRAAEGELKLAETLTPRSLPVEVQQGHAALDLQEWRQAELLRDDTLARFPEDLTARRLDREWQVHNKAELRIEGYRGLANDSAVVGNGNFGIEAVLYTPPINYDWRAFGGIGYATGRFDEGRVDYRWARAGAQWRVRDLTVEGELSLHGYGQGARQGGRIAADYDIDDRWRVGASAALRSTGTPLQALKHGIYADTVQAYARWRRSEASEWMLTVAPSRFSDGNDRLEAGVSGAQRFYTAPHLKADLLVDLWASRNSRADTPYYNPRSDLTVLPSVRLTHMLYRRYETVWEQQFLAGTGAYSQRGFGTGAILLVGYGQRFRTNDVFEVGATVTGTSRPYDGQRERELRIVFDMTYRF from the coding sequence ATGAAGCGCCGTGAGCGTGCCCGCGACGGGGCGCTGCGGCGGCAGGGGAGGCGTCGGTGCGCTCGGGCCGCGCTGGGTACCGGACTGACCGCGGGGCTGGCGGCAATGTGCTGGCTGCCGGCACTCGCGCATGCCGATTCCGACTATGACGCTCTGCTCCGGCGCGCCCGTGCCGGCGACTATGCGCCCGCGCTGGCGATGCTGCGCGAGCGCGTGGCGCACGCACCGTCGGACCAGCGGGCGGCGTGGGACCGCATCGTCATCGCCAGCTGGGCGGGACGGCCCGGCGAAGTGCTGGAAGCCCATGGCAACCTGGCCGAGACCCGCACGCTGCCGCCGGAGGTGCTGGCGGCCGTGGCCGGCGCCTTGCGCGACGCGCGACGCTGGGACGAGGCGCTGGCGCGCTATCGCGAAGGCCGGCAGCGCTTCCCTGCACAAGCGGTGTTCGCACTGGGCGAGGTGAAGGTGCTGGCCGACAGCGGGCAGGCCGCCGAGGCGGTGGCGCTGGGGCAGGCGCTGGTGCAGCGCGAGCCCGCCGCGGTCGACAGCCGCCTGGCACTGGCCTACGCGCAAGCGCGCGCCGGCGAGCCGTATGCGGCGTTGTTCGAGGTCGACCAGGCGTACCTGCGCGCGCCGCAGCGCGCCGATGTCGTGCGCGAATATGTCGGCACGCTGCAGCGCGCGGGACTGCCGGAGGCGGCGCTGCGCGTTGCAGGCGGACATCCTGAACTGTTCGACCAGCGCGCGCGCCTGGCGCTGGAGCTCGATGCCGCGGCCGAGCTGGTGCGCCTGGCTGACATGCCGGCGCGTACCGAGGCCGAGCGTTTTGCCATTGCCGATCGCGCGCTGGCACGCTATGACGCATTGCTGCCCGTCCTGCAGGCGCTGGCGCCGCCGGCCGCGCCGCAACTGCGCCGCGCGCGCATCGACCGCCTCGCCGCGCTGCACGCGCGGGTCCGGATGCAGGACGTGGTGAACGAATACGAGGCGCTGCGCGCCGAGGGCGTCGAGGTCCCGGCCTATGCATTGGGAGATGTCGCCGCCGCCTACCTGTACCTGCGTCAGCCGGAGCAGGCCGCGCCGCTGTTCCGCCGGGTGCGCGACGCCTACCCCCAGGGCCTGGACTCCGAAACCCGGCTCAAGGCCCAGACCGGCCTCTACTACGCCCACGCCGAGGCCGAGGCCTTCGATCCCGCCGCGCAGGCCGTGGCGCAGGCCAGCACCGAGCAGCCGCGCTGGCGCTGGGTGCGCGGCCAGCCCATGCGGCAGCCCAACGACCTGTGGCTGCAGGCCGAGCAGACCGCCACCCGCGCCGACCTGCAGGCCGACGCTACTGAAGCGGCGCAGCAGAGGCTGGAAGACCTGGTGCGCAAGGCGCCCGGCCATTCCGGCCTGCGCGCCGCGCTGGCCGACGTCTACCGCGCCCGCGGCTGGCCGCGCGCGGCCGAGGGCGAGCTGAAGCTGGCCGAAACCCTGACCCCGCGCAGCCTGCCGGTGGAGGTGCAGCAGGGTCACGCCGCGCTGGATCTGCAGGAATGGCGCCAGGCCGAGCTGCTGCGCGACGACACACTGGCGCGCTTCCCCGAAGACCTCACCGCGCGGCGCCTCGACCGCGAGTGGCAGGTCCACAACAAGGCCGAGCTGCGCATCGAGGGCTACCGCGGGCTGGCCAACGACAGCGCCGTGGTCGGCAACGGCAACTTCGGCATCGAAGCGGTGCTGTACACGCCGCCCATCAACTACGACTGGCGCGCCTTCGGCGGCATCGGCTATGCCACCGGCCGCTTCGACGAGGGCCGCGTCGATTACCGCTGGGCGCGCGCCGGCGCGCAATGGCGCGTGCGCGACCTGACCGTCGAGGGCGAGCTGTCGCTGCACGGCTATGGCCAGGGTGCGCGCCAGGGCGGGCGCATCGCCGCCGACTATGACATCGACGACCGCTGGCGCGTGGGCGCGTCGGCGGCGCTGCGCTCGACCGGCACGCCGCTGCAGGCGCTCAAGCACGGCATCTATGCCGACACCGTGCAGGCCTACGCGCGCTGGCGCCGCAGCGAGGCCAGCGAATGGATGCTGACCGTGGCGCCGTCGCGCTTCAGCGACGGCAACGACCGGCTCGAAGCGGGCGTGTCCGGCGCGCAGCGCTTCTATACCGCGCCGCACCTGAAGGCCGACCTGCTGGTCGACCTGTGGGCATCGCGCAATAGCCGCGCCGACACGCCGTACTACAACCCGCGCTCGGACCTGACCGTGCTGCCGTCGGTGCGCCTGACGCACATGCTGTACCGGCGCTACGAGACCGTCTGGGAGCAGCAGTTCCTTGCCGGCACCGGCGCCTACAGCCAGCGCGGCTTCGGCACCGGCGCGATCCTGCTGGTGGGCTACGGCCAGCGCTTCCGAACCAACGACGTGTTCGAGGTCGGCGCCACCGTTACCGGCACCAGCCGCCCTTACGACGGCCAGCGCGAGCGCGAGCTGCGCATCGTCTTTGACATGACCTACCGCTTCTGA
- a CDS encoding cytochrome c biogenesis CcdA family protein, whose protein sequence is MIDAYLAFAAGVLTIASPCVLPVLPMLLGASLGETSRLRPLAIALGFVSAFSALGIVFGALTSAFSDAPGVVRNVAIAILFAAGLARLWPAGFGRLTAPFAAPFAALTDRAAGAGNRAGNGLAGGFVLGMTLGAVWTPCAGPVLASILALVAKAQDLHRAAGLLALFAAGAAVPMLGIAYGGQFATTHVRRLARHTPRLQQAFGVLVVATAIAMYFQYDTLAVAWLTSLFPATQPGA, encoded by the coding sequence ATGATCGATGCCTACCTTGCCTTTGCCGCCGGCGTGCTGACGATTGCGTCGCCGTGCGTGCTTCCCGTGCTGCCCATGCTGCTGGGCGCTTCGCTGGGCGAAACCAGCCGCCTGCGCCCGCTCGCGATCGCGCTGGGTTTCGTCTCCGCCTTTTCCGCGCTGGGCATCGTCTTCGGCGCGCTCACCAGCGCCTTCAGCGACGCCCCGGGCGTGGTGCGCAACGTCGCCATCGCGATCCTGTTCGCCGCAGGCCTGGCACGGCTGTGGCCGGCCGGCTTCGGCCGCCTCACGGCACCATTCGCCGCGCCATTCGCCGCGCTCACCGACCGCGCCGCCGGCGCCGGCAACCGGGCCGGGAATGGCCTGGCCGGCGGTTTCGTACTGGGCATGACGCTGGGCGCGGTATGGACCCCGTGCGCGGGCCCGGTGCTGGCCTCGATCCTGGCGCTGGTGGCCAAGGCGCAGGACCTGCACCGCGCCGCCGGCCTGCTGGCACTGTTTGCCGCCGGCGCCGCGGTGCCGATGCTGGGCATCGCCTACGGCGGCCAGTTCGCCACCACCCATGTGCGCCGGCTGGCGCGCCATACGCCGCGGCTGCAGCAGGCCTTCGGCGTGCTGGTGGTGGCCACCGCCATCGCCATGTACTTCCAGTACGACACCCTCGCCGTCGCCTGGCTGACCTCGCTTTTCCCCGCCACCCAACCTGGAGCCTGA
- the pgaD gene encoding poly-beta-1,6-N-acetyl-D-glucosamine biosynthesis protein PgaD encodes MKPETMIIRTRGSRLRWLFDAVLTALAWVGFFYLGASGIRAILQEASAGPGVPFWAALLPTMGTLTVYVLVGLFNGIVLLSWALYNQYRFAGLDRRKPLPALRIDELARSFGLAGQRVRSLQLAKVAVVDHTHEGEVAEVRAVASTSAANTKPTARTMPEEATAPAAMF; translated from the coding sequence ATGAAACCCGAAACCATGATCATCCGTACCCGCGGCTCGCGCCTGCGCTGGCTGTTCGACGCCGTGCTCACGGCGCTGGCCTGGGTCGGCTTCTTCTACCTCGGCGCGAGCGGCATCCGCGCCATCCTGCAGGAAGCGTCCGCCGGCCCCGGCGTACCGTTCTGGGCGGCGCTGCTGCCGACCATGGGCACGCTGACGGTCTACGTGCTGGTGGGGCTGTTCAACGGCATCGTGCTGCTGTCATGGGCGCTCTACAACCAGTATCGCTTCGCCGGCCTGGACCGGCGCAAGCCGCTGCCTGCGCTGCGCATCGATGAACTGGCGCGCAGCTTCGGCCTGGCCGGGCAGCGCGTGCGGTCGCTGCAGCTGGCCAAGGTGGCGGTGGTGGACCATACGCATGAGGGGGAGGTGGCGGAGGTGAGGGCGGTGGCGAGCACGAGCGCAGCGAACACCAAGCCCACGGCACGAACGATGCCTGAAGAAGCGACAGCGCCTGCGGCAATGTTCTAG
- the pgaB gene encoding poly-beta-1,6-N-acetyl-D-glucosamine N-deacetylase PgaB: protein MNATLRRACRLLWLVLAACLLAACAKDIPVFTPPAQRPAAAAEQPWPRNHVVVLAYHDVEDKDPDQAYLSVRTDHLVGQLAWLRENGYRAVSVDQVLAARRGGPPLPERAVLLTFDDGYRSFYTRVLPILKAYRWPAVLAPVGSWLDTPPGQPVDFGGTPTARERLLDWQQVREIAASGLVEIGAHTDALHYGVRANPQGNTEPAAAVRVFDAGTGRYESDAAQQARLRADVARITAKVRAVTGKPVRVWIWPYGAEGGAALRVVAENGYQMALTLEDGLATVDRMMSGARLLLSDDPGLRGFARSVVAMEEPNGMRVAHVDLDYVYDPDPAQVERNLGLLVQRIADLKIDTVFLQAFSDDDGDGLVRSVYFPNRWLPVRADLFNRVAWQLDNRANVKVYAWMPVLSFDLDPSLARVARWDPVTGTAAADPKQYRRLSPFDPQARARIGDLYEDLARHAFVDGILFHDDALLGDFEDASAPALAAYRAAGLPGSIAELRASPEQMQRWTRMKSRALVDFTHELTARVREVRGPAIKTARNIFALPVLQPESEAWFAQNLDDFLAAYDWTAPMAMPYMEQVPAGQENAWLDRVVDTIAQRPGALRRTVFELQARDWRGPAARPVDSAVLAGWMQRLQRRGARNFGYYPDDFHNNQPRLELIRPALSNAWYPAP, encoded by the coding sequence ATGAACGCAACCCTGCGGCGCGCCTGCCGCCTGCTCTGGCTGGTGCTGGCCGCGTGCCTGCTGGCCGCCTGCGCCAAGGACATCCCGGTGTTCACGCCGCCGGCCCAGCGCCCGGCCGCGGCCGCCGAGCAGCCGTGGCCGCGCAACCATGTGGTGGTGCTGGCCTATCACGACGTCGAAGACAAGGACCCCGACCAGGCCTACCTGAGCGTGCGCACCGACCACCTGGTCGGCCAGCTGGCCTGGCTGCGCGAGAACGGCTACCGCGCGGTCTCGGTCGACCAGGTGCTGGCGGCGCGCCGCGGCGGGCCGCCGCTGCCCGAGCGCGCGGTGCTGCTGACCTTCGACGACGGCTACCGCAGCTTCTACACGCGCGTGCTGCCGATCCTTAAGGCCTACCGCTGGCCGGCCGTGCTGGCGCCGGTAGGCAGCTGGCTCGATACCCCGCCGGGGCAGCCGGTGGATTTCGGCGGCACGCCGACGGCGCGCGAGCGCCTGCTCGACTGGCAGCAGGTGCGCGAGATCGCCGCGTCGGGCCTGGTGGAAATCGGCGCGCACACGGATGCCTTGCACTACGGCGTGCGCGCCAACCCGCAGGGCAACACCGAGCCGGCCGCGGCGGTGCGCGTCTTCGATGCCGGCACCGGCCGCTATGAAAGCGATGCCGCGCAGCAGGCGCGCTTGCGTGCCGACGTGGCCCGCATCACCGCCAAGGTGCGCGCCGTGACCGGCAAGCCCGTGCGCGTGTGGATCTGGCCGTACGGTGCCGAGGGCGGCGCGGCGCTGCGCGTCGTCGCCGAGAACGGCTACCAGATGGCGCTGACGCTGGAAGACGGGCTGGCCACGGTGGACCGCATGATGTCGGGCGCGCGCCTGCTGCTCAGCGACGATCCCGGCCTGCGCGGCTTCGCGCGCTCGGTGGTCGCGATGGAAGAGCCCAACGGCATGCGCGTAGCGCACGTGGACCTGGACTATGTCTATGACCCCGATCCCGCCCAGGTCGAACGCAACCTGGGCCTGCTGGTGCAGCGCATCGCCGACCTGAAGATCGACACCGTGTTCCTGCAGGCGTTCTCCGACGACGACGGCGACGGATTGGTCAGGTCGGTGTACTTCCCCAATCGCTGGCTGCCGGTGCGCGCCGACCTGTTCAACCGGGTGGCCTGGCAGCTCGACAACCGCGCCAACGTCAAGGTGTATGCGTGGATGCCGGTGCTGAGCTTCGACCTCGACCCGTCGCTGGCGCGCGTGGCGCGCTGGGACCCCGTCACCGGCACCGCGGCGGCCGACCCGAAGCAGTACCGGCGCCTGTCGCCGTTCGATCCGCAGGCCCGGGCCCGGATCGGGGATCTGTATGAAGACCTGGCGCGCCACGCCTTCGTCGACGGCATCCTGTTCCACGACGACGCCTTGCTGGGCGACTTCGAGGATGCCAGCGCGCCGGCGCTGGCCGCGTATCGCGCCGCGGGCCTGCCTGGTTCGATCGCCGAATTGCGCGCCAGCCCCGAACAGATGCAGCGCTGGACGCGCATGAAGAGCCGGGCGCTGGTGGACTTTACCCATGAGCTGACCGCGCGCGTGCGCGAGGTGCGCGGGCCCGCCATCAAGACCGCGCGCAACATCTTCGCGCTGCCGGTGCTGCAGCCGGAGAGCGAGGCATGGTTCGCGCAGAACCTGGACGACTTCCTCGCCGCCTACGACTGGACCGCGCCGATGGCGATGCCATACATGGAGCAGGTGCCGGCTGGGCAGGAGAACGCGTGGCTTGACCGCGTGGTCGACACCATCGCGCAGCGCCCGGGCGCGCTGCGGCGCACCGTGTTCGAACTGCAGGCGCGCGACTGGCGCGGTCCCGCGGCCCGTCCGGTCGACAGCGCGGTGCTGGCCGGCTGGATGCAGCGCCTGCAGCGCCGTGGCGCGCGCAATTTCGGCTACTACCCGGACGACTTCCACAACAACCAGCCCCGGCTCGAGCTGATCCGGCCGGCGCTGTCCAACGCCTGGTACCCCGCACCATGA